A stretch of the Elephas maximus indicus isolate mEleMax1 chromosome 3, mEleMax1 primary haplotype, whole genome shotgun sequence genome encodes the following:
- the LOC126072089 gene encoding olfactory receptor 7D4-like produces MGAENQTAFSEFFLLGLSEDTELQPLLFGLFLSMYLVTVLGNLFIILAVSSDPHLHTPMYFFLANLSFVDICFITTTVPKMLVNIQTQSKVISYIGCLTQMYFFMIFVGLDNFILSLMAYDRFVAICHPLHYTVIMNPQLCGFLVLMSWVVVFWVSLLHILLITWLNFCIDTEIPHFFCELAQVIKLACSDTLINNIFLYMATALLGVFPLSGILFSYSQIGSSLMKMSSAGAKYKAFSTCASHLSVVSLFYGTALGVCLSPTVIHASQRSSIASVMYTVVTPMLNPFIYSLRNKDVEGALGRLLCRAPSCP; encoded by the coding sequence ATGGGAGCAGAAAACCAAACAGCATTTTCAGAATTTTTCCTGCTGGGCCTCTCAGAGGATACTGAACTTCAGCCCCTGTTATTTGGACTCTTTTTGTCCATGTACCTGGTCACTGTCCTTGGGAACCTGTTCATCATTCTGGCTGTCAGCTCTgacccccacctccacacccccatgtacttcttcctcgccAACCTGTCCTTTGTTGACATCTGTTTCATCACCACCACGGTtccaaagatgctggtgaacatcCAGACACAGAGCAAAGTCATTTCCTATATAGGATGCCTCACTCAGATGTATTTCTTCATGATTTTTGTTGGGCTGGACAATTTTATCCTGTCCTTGATGGCTTATGACCGGTTCGTGGCCATCTGTCATCCTCTGCACTATACAGTCATCATGAACCCCCAGCTCTGTGGATTCTTGGTTCTGATGTCTTGGGTCGTTGTTTTCTGGGTCTCTCTTCTTCATATTCTACTGATAACATGGCTGAACTTCTGTATAGACACTGAAATTCCgcatttcttctgtgaactggCTCAGGTTATCAAATTGGCCTGCTCTGATACCCTCATCAATAACATCTTTTTATATATGGCGACCGCCCTGCTGGGTGTGTTTCCCCTCTCAGGGATCCTTTTCTCTTACTCTCAGATTGGCTCCTCTTTAATGAAGATGTCTTCTGCTGGGGCCAAGTATAAGGCATTTTCTACCTGTGCGTCTCACCTCTCTGTGGTCTCTTTGTTCTATGGAACAGCCCTTGGGGTCTGCCTTAGTCCTACTGTGATCCATGCTTCCCAGAGAAGCTCTATTgcctcagtgatgtacactgtggtcacacccatgctgaaccccttcataTACAGCCTAAGGAATAAAGATGTGGAGGGAGCCCTGGGAAGGCTCCTCTGTAGAGCACCCTCTTGTCCATGA